GACATTGGCAAATAATAGAATACTGGATTTTTTCACACCTATAGTATATGGCAATACAAAAGTTGCTTCCTTTCATCGTAAGGCCATTGGCATTACCGATTTTAGCTTTAACGTCATTAACAGCGCTGATCAGGCAAGTGAAAAGAGGCCGAACATGATAAATTGCTGGCATGAAGATGTAAAGATTATGCTCGGAGAATCCAATAGCATTGGTGGAAAATATGCGTTTCTTTCCCTGGAAAAAGCCACAGATGATCTTATTCAAGGTAAAATAGATGTTTTGATAACCGCTCCTATCAATAAACATAATATACAACAAGACGAATTCAACTTCCCTGGACATACGGAATATATACAATCAAAAACCGGATCGAAAGACGCCCTCATGTTTATGATCAGCGAAGAATTAAAAATAGGTGTAGTCACTGGGCATATTCCTGTAAAAGAAATCGCAGAAAATATTACAAAGGAAACGATTTTAGCCAAGCTAAGGCTCATGCACAACAGCTTAAAAAATGATTTTTGGGTTCAAAAACCAAAAATTGCTGTGTTAGGATTAAATCCACATGCGGGAGATAACGGTCTAATTGGTTCAGAAGATCAAGACATTGTTATTCCTGCAATAGAAGAGGCAAATGAAATGGATGTTTTTGCTTTTGGTCCCTATCCCGCTGATGGATTTTTTGCTAGTGATAATTACAAAAATTTCGACGGCGTTTTAGCCATGTACCATGATCAGGGCCTAATTCCTTTTAAACAACTAGCTTTTCATAACGGCGTAAACTTCACTGCTGGATTACCTGTTATCCGCACTTCACCGGATCATGGAACAGGTTACGATATAGCGGGGAAAAATATTGCTTCGGAACAATCATTTAAAGAAGCTATTTTTGCAGCCGTTCATATTGCAAAAAGGAGAAAAGAACAGGATGATCTATTAGCCAATCCATTGAAGATCAGAAAACTGACAAAAGACAGGGATTAATCTAAATTTGAATCAACATCTTACAAAACACGTAAACGGCATCCATCCTAAAAACCGGTTTCATTTGATGCCTTTCAAATTTTGAAAACAAACGCTTACCCTGGTCGACCTGAGTTACTTTAAAAAAAACTTTCACATATTATTTATTATTTCTAAATTTGCGAGCTTAATTATCGTGCTTTGAAAATTTTGAATCAATACCGTATACCGTTTACAGGCCTAAAGCTTGGAAAACATGAGTTTGAATTTGAAGTCGACAAACATTTTTTTGCCGAGTTTGAGTATTCGATCGTCAAAGATGGTGCATTAAAGGTTTTCTTAACCCTCGATAAGCAAGAAACGATGCTTATAGCGGATTTCCATATAACCGGTATCATTGAACTCACGTGTGACGTTTGTTTGCGTAAATTCCCTGGGAAAACGGATATTAATGAGCGTTTGATTGTAAAGTTTCAGGAGGATGATGACACATCAGACATCTCAGACGAGATCTTGATACTAAAAAGGAACGAACACGAGCTCGATTTAGCTAATAACATATACGAATACATTAATTTATCAGTTCCGCTTTACGCAAGATGTGAAGAACAGGGATTAAACACAGCATGTGACAAATCAATGATTGATAAATTGAAGAACTTATCTGCTCCCGAAACAAGGGATACACAAACAGACCCACGTTGGGATATACTTAAGAAAATAAAAAACAATTAATTAAAATACCAAGACGAGATGGCACATCCAAAACGTAAAACCTCTAAGTCTAGAAGAGACAAAAGAAGAACACATTACAAGGCTGAATTACCAAGCCTTACTACTTGCCAAACTACTGGAGCAGTACATTTGCCACACCGTGCGTATAATGTAGACGGCAACCTTTATTACAATGGCAAGTTACTGATTGAAAACACCTCGATTGCCTAAGTTGATTTTTCATCTGCTTAAATTGTTTTTTAAAGGTGATGAAGCTTGCATGAGCTGTATGTCTTCCTATCCCTTTTTAAACGGTAGCTCATGCAGGTTTCAATATTAAAAAACATCCCAAGGTTCGCTATTTGCAAAAAAATGCGGTACTTTGGGATGTTTTAGTTACTGATGAAAAGTAAACGTTAATCAAGGATGAAAATTGGCTTAGACATTATGGGTGGAGACTACGCGCCTAAAGCGACTGTTTTAGGTGCGATAGAGGCATCCAAAGTATTATTAGACAACCAGAAACTGGTACTTATAGGTAATAAAGAACTTGCCCTACCCTTAATTGAAGAGGCTGGCGTTTCTCCCTCCATTTTTGATTTTGTACATACGACAGATGTCATAAATATGGGTGAACATCCTACCAAGGCTATTTCTCAAAAGCCAAAAGCTAGCATAAGTCTTGGTTTTCATTTATTAAAAGAGGGAGCGATTGATTCCTTTTCTTCTGCAGGCAATACGGGTGCTATGTTAGTGGGAGCAATGTTCAGTGTTAAAACAATACCAGGGGTTATTAGACCGGCAATTGCTACTAATGTACCCAGGCTGAAAGAAGGATTTAGCATATTACTTGACGTTGGAGCTAATGCAGATTGCAAGCCGGAAGTTTTATTACAATTTGGAATTTTAGGTAGCCTCTATTCCCGCCATATTTACGAAACTCAAACGCCCGCAGTGGCATTATTGAATATTGGAGAAGAGGAAGAAAAGGGAAATATGCTCACAGTTGCTGCTCATTCACTAATGAAAAACAGCAACACAATCAATTTCATAGGAAATATAGAAGGTAGAGATTTATTTGAAGATCACGTGGATGTTATTGTATGTGACGGATTCACAGGTAATGTTGTGCTAAAGTTAGCTGAATCATTTTATTCATTAACCTTAAAAAAAGGTTTTAAGGACGATTTCTTCGACCGTTTCAATTACGAACAATACGGAGGCAGTCCGATATTGGGAGTAAACGCTCCCGTGATTATAGGTCATGGGATATCCAGTCCGGAGGCCATAAAAAACATGATATTACTTTCCCGTAATATGATAGAATCAAAATTTGTAGATAAAGTAAAAGCTGCTTTTAAATAAAAACTTAGAATGTCTAAAATTCATGCTGCTATTACCGCTGTAAACGGATATGTTCCAGATTACGTACTAACCAACCAAGAGTTGGAAACTATGGTAGATACCAATGACGAATGGATCACCACTAGAACGGGCATAAAAGAACGTCGTATTTTAAAAGGTGAAGGAACAGCTACCTCAGATATGGCCGTTCCTGCTGTAGAGGGACTATTACAAAAACGGGGAATATCAGCGGCAGAGATAGAACTTATCATATTTTGTACAAGTACACCCGACATGCCATTCCCCGCAACAGCCAACGTGCTAGCCGATAAAATAGGAGCGGTAAATGCTTGGGGTTATGATTTACAAGCGGCCTGCTCGGGTTTTCTGTACGGATTAACCACTGGTGCTCAATTTATTGAGTCAGGTAAACATAAAAAGGTATTAGTGGTTGGCGGAGATAAGATGTCGTCGATAATTAACTACGAAGATAGGGCGACCTGTATCATCTTCGGGGACGGCTGCGGCGCTGTACTATTAGAGCCAAATACAGAAGGGCTGGGCGTTATTGATACCATTTTGAAAAGTGATGGCAGTGGAAAAGAATATCTGAATATTAAAGCCGGTGGCTCATTACTTCCTGCAAGCCATCAGACAGTTGACCAGAAACTACATTATGCATTTCAGGAAGGAAAAACCGTTTTTAAATTTGCCGTGACAAATATGGCAAATGTTGCTGCGGAGATTATGGAACGCAATCATTTAACCGCAGATGATGTAACCTGGCTTGTTCCACATCAGGCAAACAAACGGATTATAGATGCTACTGCTGAACGCATGGGGGTTGGGCCGGAAAAAGTGATGATTAACATTCAAAAATATGGTAACACTACGAGTGGTACGATTCCATTATGCCTTTGGGAATGGGAAAAAAAATTAAATAAAGGCGATGTACTCATTTTAGCTGCATTCGGTGGAGGTTTTACATGGGGGTCTATTTATCTAAAATGGGCATACTAGTCACCATCAAACAGTTTATATACATAACAAGACAAACAATTTTACTGTAAGGTATCAAAATGCTAACTTTGCAGGCATTATTATACAATTACTGATAATTAACAGATCAACACTTCCTATTTAGGTTACCTCCTAGTATCAGGAAGCAAAAGGTGAAGACATTAAATAGAACCAATAACTATGAGCATGGATATTAAACAAATTCAGGACTTGATAAAATTTGTTGCAAAATCAGGTGTAAATGAGGTTGCCATTGAAGAAAAAGATTTCAAAATAACAATAAAAACAAACCAAGAGCCAACATATGTAACTGCTACAGTTCCCGGCCAGCCTTTAGTCCAAGCTGCTGCTCAAGCGCCGGCACAGGTAACTGCAGTGAATCCCCCGCCTGTTGAACAGACCGCACCTGCCAAAACAGCTGCGGATGAGACAGCAAAATATATCACTATAAAATCACCAATGATAGGTACCTTTTACCGATCTTCCAGTCCTGACAAAGCTGCGTTTGTAAATGTTGGCGACGAAGTTAAATCCGGGCAGGTTGTGTGTATAGTTGAAGCTATGAAACTATTCAATGAAATTGAATCGGAAATCTCAGGAAAAGTAGTTAAAGTATTGGTAGATAACGCTCAACCAGTAGAATATGATCAACCATTATTCTTAGTTGATCCCTCATAGTTACAATCATTAAACCAACACATTACTTGGTATATTTATAGAATTCATGTTTAAAAAAATATTAATAGCTAATCGCGGAGAGATCGCCTTACGCATCATCAGAACCTGCAGAGAAATGGGGATCAAAAGCGTAGCCGTATATTCTACGGCTGACCGGGAAAGTCTTCATGTTAGATTTGCCGATGAAGCTGTATGCATTGGGCCTCCTGCCAGTAAAGATTCCTATTTAAATATCCCTAACATAATATCAGCTGCCGAATTAACAAATGCTGACGCGATACATCCTGGCTATGGCTTTTTATCAGAAAACGAAAAATTCTCCACGATCTGTCGCGACTATGGTATAAAGTTCATTGGTGCAACGCCCGAACAGATCCGCGGTATGGGGGATAAAGCGTCGGCAAAGGAAACTATGCGTGCTGCTGGTGTTCCGACAATTCCGGGTTCTGATGGTCTAGTTCCTTCTATAAAGGAAGGTCTAAAAATCGCTAATGAAATTGGCTACCCGATTATTTTAAAAGCGACAGCCGGTGGTGGTGGCCGTGGCATGCGCGTTGTTTGGAATGATCAGGAGTTTGAACCGGCGTGGGATTCTGCCAGACAGGAAGCCGGAGCGGCTTTTGGAAATGATGGGATTTATCTAGAAAAATTTGTTGAGGATCCGAGACACATAGAAATACAAGTTATCGGTGACCAGTATGGCACTGTCTGTCATTTATCTGAAAGAGATTGCTCCATCCAACGCCGCCATCAAAAATTAGTCGAAGAAGCGCCGTCTCCATTTATCACCACTGAATTACGGCAGAAAATGGGAGAGGCAGCTATTGCGGGTGCCAGGGCTGTAAACTATGAAGGTGCCGGAACCATCGAATTCCTGGTAGATAAACATCGAAATTTCTATTTCATGGAAATGAATACACGCATTCAAGTAGAGCATCCGGTAACAGAAGAAGTAATCAATTTCGACTTAATTAAAGAGCAAATTAAAGTTGCGGCTGGCGTTCCATTATCTGGTAAAAATTACGAGCCAAATATGCATGCTATCGAATGTAGAATAAACGCAGAAGACCCGTTCAACAATTTTCGTCCATCGCCCGGCAGAATAACTACTTTTCATTCTCCAGGTGGACATGGCGTTAGAGTGGACACACACGTTTACGCGGGTTATCAAATTCCCTCAAATTACGACTCTATGATCGCAAAACTTATATGCGTTGCACAAACAAGAGAAGAAGCAATATCAACCATGGAACGTGCGCTCAGTGAATTCGTTATTGAAGGAATAAAAACTACCATTCCTTTGCACCTTAAATTAATGAAAGACCCAAACTTCAGGGCCGGAAACTTTACAACTAAGTTTATGGAAAACTTTGACCTTTCAGAATAGTATGAATTTTATCGAATATAATGCAGTAGAAATACCATTCTTACGTTAAGAATGGTATTTTTGTTTTCTAAATGTATTGTATATTGTAAACAGCGAAGGGATGTATAAGCAGATAGCAACGCTAAAAACACTTTAAATAAACTTCCGTATTACTTGAACTATGAGCGAGATTTCTGGCAAAAAAATTATCGAAACAATTAAAAAAAAGGGCAAATCTCTTGAAGCAGAAATGTCCTTTTTCGACCATCTTGAGGTCTTAAGGTGGCACCTCATCCGCTCGGCAATAGCCGTCGCTATATTTATGGGACTTGCCTTTGCTTTTTATGATTTTATATTTGACGTGATCATTATGGGACCTAAAAAGCCCGAATTCTGGACATATCGTATGATGTGCAGTATTGGTGAGAAGTTTAATCTTGGACCGGATTTTTGCGTAACTGAAATTCCTATCAATATTATCAATACAGATATGGCGGGGCAGTTTACGCTACAATTAAACTCCTCGCTTTTAATCGGTCTGGTATTAGGTTTCCCGTATCTACTTTATGAGATCTGGTTGTTTGTAAAGCCGGCTTTAACAGACATTGAAAGAAAATCGGCTAACGGCTTTGTTTTTTATGCCACATTATTATTTATTACCGGTATTCTGTTCGGCTATTATTTAATTGCGCCACTATCCGTAAATTTTCTCGCTCACTATACCGTAAGCCCTGAAATAGATAACCAAATAACTGTCGATTCCTACCTTTCGTCCGTAGCAACACTTACATTAGGTACGGGTATTGTCTTTGAATTACCAATTGTGATCTACATTTTATCAAAAATTGGTATCATGACACCGCAATTTATGAAAGCTACCAGAAGGTATGCAATCATTATCATTTTGGTTATAGCAGCTATTGTAACACCTACACCAGATATATTAACGATGCTTACCGTAAGTTTTCCCTTATTTTTGCTATATGAATTAAGCATTGTTATAGCAGGAAGGGTTCAAAAAGCAAAATTGAAGGCCGAAAAAGCATTCTACGATAACGCAGAAGAATAAAAGAGAACACAGACATATTAAAAAAATGAGCACATTAAAAAAAATAGCAATTGGAGGAGATCACGCAGGGTACGCATACAAAAAAGAACTTATTGTCTTTTTAGAGAATGAAGGTTATACAGTAGATGACCACGGCACAAATAATCCAGATTCTGTTGACTATCCAGATTTTGCACATCCTACCGCAACCGCAGTGGAAAGAGGTACTTACAAAGCTGGAATATTAATATGTGGCAGTGCCAATGGTGTTGCTATTACAGCAAATAAACATCAAGGGATCAGAGCTGCGATCTGTTGGAATCCGGAAATTGCTTTGCTTGCTCGTCAACATAATGATGCTAATATCATTTGTTTACCAGCAAGGTTCACGTCTTTGAATGATTGTAAAGAAATGATCAAAGTGTTTCTTGAAACTGAATTTGAAGGTGGTAGACACCAAACCAGAGTAAATAAAATTGCATGTAGCTAATTCGAATATTATGTTAAAGAGAACGATTATCATTGCTTTTCTCACCAATAGTTTATTAAGTGGTTGCTTTGCGCAAAACACATTACAAAAACAATACGCGCAACTCATCACAGAACAATCGGCTAGTGATCATTTACATATTATCGCATCTGACGAATTTGAAGGTAGGGAAACTGGAAAAGAAGGAATAGAAAAAGCGGCACAGTATATTGCTGGGGAGTTCAAAAAGCTCGGTTTAACCGCTCCGGTTAATGGCGCTTATTTCCAGCCCGTTCCACTAGCCGAAAACAAATTTCAAGTAAATACTTTCCGTATTGGTAATCACGATTTAGAGTCCGGAGTCGATTTCTATATTATCAATGCTGAAAATAATGAACATATTCAAGACGAGGAGTTAATTTTTATTGGTTATGGTATATCTGATAAACATTATGATGATTTAAAGGATATCGATATAAGTGGAAAGGTTGTCCTTCTTATCAACACCGATGAACCTACCAATAATAATGGCGTTTCTGCGATTACGGGAACGACGGAAAAATCATCTTGGGCAACAAGTCGTAATAAACGTATACAGCATATCATAGGAAAAGGGCCAAAACTAATTCTAGCTGTTTCGCCAGAAACAGAAACCTTATTGGAACGAGTAAGAAAAGCCGGCAGCACCGGAAAAATGCAAATAAAAGAAGATATTGCTACTCAGGATACCGCTAAAGAGCAAACAGCAACTGTTGCGTACATCACTCCTAAAACCGCGAATCTAATTCTAAAGACTACCGGAAAATCGTACCAAGATCTTAAAACACAGATTGACAGCACCGGTAAGCCCAGCACGAAGCAGGTCAAGGTGAATGTAGATACACAGTTTGGCACGCAAATAGTTGACGTAAAAGCTCGAAATGTACTGGGTTATTTAGAAGGTACTGATCTTAAAGATGAGCTTTTAGTCATTACCGCTCACTATGATCATATAGGTGTCAATGCAGGCGGACAGATAAACAACGGTGCTGATGATGACGGATCGGGTGTTACAGGTGTATTGGAGATAGCTAAAGCTTTTACAAAAGCCAAACAAGATGGCAACGGCCCTAGAAGAAGCATATTATTCATGACGGTAACAGGTGAAGAAAAAGGTTTACTGGGCTCCGATTATTATGCGCGTTACCCCGTTTTTCCATTAGCCCAAACAGTTGCCAATTTAAACATCGATATGATCGGACGCATTGATCCTCCACATGCAAACAACAAGAATTATGTGTACTTAGTTGGATCTGATAAACTAAGTTCGACATTACATCAGATAAGTGAACAAGCAAACCGTGACAATACGCAACTGACATTAGACTACAAGTATAATGACCCCGACGATCCTGAAAGGATTTATTACCGTTCGGATCACTACAACTTTGCAAAAAATGGCATTCCAGTTGTCTTTTATTTTAATGGTGTACATGAAGATTATCACGATATTGGAGATACCGTAGACAAAATTGATTTCGAGATGCTTACCAAACGCGCACAGTTGGTGTTTTACACTGCCTGGGATTTGGTGAATCGCGACCAACGTCCGGTCGTCGATTCAAACAAAAAATAACTATTGGTTATTTCCGTTGTTAATATAGAAAAAAGAATCTTAAAACATGTCTACAAAAACTGCTTCTGATTTCATTGTTACCAGTGAGGATAAGGCTTTCGACTTATCGCACAGAAACGTTATTAACTATAACATTGACAAATATAATCACGCAGTTAACATTGGCTTGCAGCGCTGGAACAGCCTTGAAAATGCCAAGAGAAAAGCCCACGTTATCAAATGGCGGGTAATGGAAAACTTGGATAAGCTTTTACCCGATTTTGAAGCTAATTTCCAAAAAAATGGAGGCAAAGTTCTATGGGCAAACAATGTAGTAGAAGCTCAACAAGAGATTCTACAAATTATCCAGCGCGTTGGCGCAAAACGGGTAGTAAAATCCAAGTCGATGGCGACCGAAGAAATCGAGCTCAATGCTTTTCTTAAAGAACATGAGATTACATCGGTAGAAACCGACCTAGGGGAATATATTGTTCAATTACTAGGTCAAAAGCCTTATCATATCGTTACTCCTGCCATGCATCTTAGCTTGGCCGATATTTCAAAATTATTCCACCAGCATTTTGACACGCCACTTGATGCCTCTCCTGAGCAACTTACCCTAAAAGCCCGCGAATTATTAAGAAACGAGTACCTAAATGCCGAAGTGGGCATAACAGGAGCCAACTTTCTTATTGCCGACACTGGCAGTATCGCAATTACTGAAAACGAGGGCAATGCCAGGCTGAGTACGACGTTTCCTCGCGTACATATAGCTGTGGTAGGTATTGAGAAGCTTATACCATCAATTGCCGATCTAGATTTATATTGGCCCTTACTGGCAAACCATGGTACGGGACAAAACTTAACGGTATATAATAGCATAATCAGTGGTCCTAGGAAGGAAACGGAAACGGATGGTCCCGAAGAGATGTATGTCATTTTATTAGATAATGGTAGAACGGATCTTCTCGCTCAAAAAGAACAAAGACAGGGCTTATACTGCATCCGCTGTGGGGCGTGTCTCAATGCCTGCCCTATTTATAAAAATATAGGTGGACATACCTACAATACGACCTATAGTGGCCCAATAGGCAGTATCATTACACCTCATATGAAGGGAATGGCCGAATTCAAACACCTAAGCTATGCAAGTAGCCTCTGCGGAAAGTGTTCCGAGGTGTGTCCGGTGAAAATAGATATCCATAAGATGCTTCTACTGAACAGAAGAGACGCTGTAAAAGACGGTCTTTCTCCCAAAAGTGAGGAATGGGGATGGAAAGCCTACGTTAAAATCGTTCAACGACGTAAATTACTCGATTTCTTTGGTGGAAAATTCAAGAACTACTTCCTTAAGCTTTTCTTCAGAAAACCTTGGGGCAATAAACGTGACTTACCTGAAGTTTCCACTAAGTCCTTCAATGCGCAATGGCAGGAGTCTAAGAAAGAAAATCGCAGAAATTAATTTTCAAAGGACCTCATGAGGGTGCCCTTGGCTTCTTAAAAGCGAAAGCTTGAATGCTTTTTTTATGCATGCAAGTGTGAAAAAAGAAAGAACAGGAGTAGCTTTATCACTGAAAGCTAAAGGAAAAAGAGCTTTGATAATAATTATAATCGACTCCGTCTTCCTCGCTGGGATTAGCGTAAACCGTTTGAAGTAGCCATAAACCCGAGCGATTTAATTTAAAATATATCTTCCCGTCACCATTGGATCTGTATTTTGCCTCATGGACTTGCCCAGTAATTGATTTGGTATAAATCGTTGCACTAGCTCCTTCCAGAGGTTTACCTGCTAAAAAAATAACGGCTGTTATATCATCACCATACTGTAATCTATAGGGGTTTTGCTCAAGCACGATTTCCAATTGTTGGCATTCTTTGTTTTTATATAAGTTGCCGTTATGTTTTTCTGTTCTAGTGAGCGCTTTGGCTGTAAAAAATGTGTTTGCAGTGTATTCTGTTGTAAATCCCGATGAATCAATTATGCTAGCTAAATCTTTCAAATTTTCAGTCTTAGCAAAATCTTCAACCACCAGTTGGTCGTGGGTCTCTGTACCACCTTTAAATTCAATGGTCAATAAACTTTGTCCGTTGTTCTGCTGTAAAGCGCTATATTTTACAAATTCGCTATTTAAAGAGATCGTATCGGAAACTTTTTTACCTCCCTGTATATAGTTTGCATAGCTTAAATTGCTGATTGCTTCAGGGGCTATTTCTGTAGAATCCAAACCTCTGCCCTGAAAAAGTGTATAAGTGATGCTATCTCCCTTATCGGCATAATAATTACTGGCCAACAAAGAATAGTCCTGCGCCTTTACACTAACAGCTAAAAATAAACAGGAACTAACGAAAAAGCAAACTCTCAAGTCTTTAAACATCGGTAATAAGTTATGTTATAATATTGCTCTCAAACCTAACATAAAATTTTTATTTAGTAAAGACTTTGGCACTAAAATGATATAATTAACGCAAAACAAACACCACACTGACGGATATAAGCGGTCAATATGGTATCACTTTTAACGTGTTGATTTATTTAGAAGCAATATTTGTTAGCCTCGATTAACCGTTTGGCCACATTTTGGCGTGCTTCTTTAATATTAAAAGGGGCCACCTTAGTAAACCTTCTCAGGCCTACCAGCATCATCTTCAATTCGTCTCCTTCTGCAAAAGAATTTAGAGCCTCTTTGCCCGATAGATAAACCTTATCAACTGTTGTCTGCAAGCAAATACGGGCCATATCCAACTGCTCTTTCACTTCTTCCGTACCTTTGATCTGCACCAATTTTTCCACCCTGAGTAACGTCGATTCTGCGATATAAACCCCTCCAATGATGTCAGCAATGTTCATCAATATCTCCTGTTCTTTTTGAAGAGTCATCATCAACTGTTGAACAGCGGCACCCGCCACTAAAAGACCTGCTTTTTTAAGATTAGCAATAATTCTCTTTTCATAAGCAAACAAGGTATCATCAGCATCTTCAAAATCAGGTATAGCCAATAGTTCCCCCGCGACAGCCTGGGCAGGGCCCATTAGATCCAACTCCCCTTTCAGAGCACGCTTTAAAAGCATATCAACAATTAATAATCGATTAACCTCATTTGTTCCCTC
This Olivibacter sp. SDN3 DNA region includes the following protein-coding sequences:
- the pdxA gene encoding 4-hydroxythreonine-4-phosphate dehydrogenase PdxA is translated as MSEKLKVGITIGDVNGIGLEVIIKTLANNRILDFFTPIVYGNTKVASFHRKAIGITDFSFNVINSADQASEKRPNMINCWHEDVKIMLGESNSIGGKYAFLSLEKATDDLIQGKIDVLITAPINKHNIQQDEFNFPGHTEYIQSKTGSKDALMFMISEELKIGVVTGHIPVKEIAENITKETILAKLRLMHNSLKNDFWVQKPKIAVLGLNPHAGDNGLIGSEDQDIVIPAIEEANEMDVFAFGPYPADGFFASDNYKNFDGVLAMYHDQGLIPFKQLAFHNGVNFTAGLPVIRTSPDHGTGYDIAGKNIASEQSFKEAIFAAVHIAKRRKEQDDLLANPLKIRKLTKDRD
- a CDS encoding DUF177 domain-containing protein — translated: MKILNQYRIPFTGLKLGKHEFEFEVDKHFFAEFEYSIVKDGALKVFLTLDKQETMLIADFHITGIIELTCDVCLRKFPGKTDINERLIVKFQEDDDTSDISDEILILKRNEHELDLANNIYEYINLSVPLYARCEEQGLNTACDKSMIDKLKNLSAPETRDTQTDPRWDILKKIKNN
- the accB gene encoding acetyl-CoA carboxylase biotin carboxyl carrier protein, whose product is MSMDIKQIQDLIKFVAKSGVNEVAIEEKDFKITIKTNQEPTYVTATVPGQPLVQAAAQAPAQVTAVNPPPVEQTAPAKTAADETAKYITIKSPMIGTFYRSSSPDKAAFVNVGDEVKSGQVVCIVEAMKLFNEIESEISGKVVKVLVDNAQPVEYDQPLFLVDPS
- a CDS encoding M28 family peptidase is translated as MLKRTIIIAFLTNSLLSGCFAQNTLQKQYAQLITEQSASDHLHIIASDEFEGRETGKEGIEKAAQYIAGEFKKLGLTAPVNGAYFQPVPLAENKFQVNTFRIGNHDLESGVDFYIINAENNEHIQDEELIFIGYGISDKHYDDLKDIDISGKVVLLINTDEPTNNNGVSAITGTTEKSSWATSRNKRIQHIIGKGPKLILAVSPETETLLERVRKAGSTGKMQIKEDIATQDTAKEQTATVAYITPKTANLILKTTGKSYQDLKTQIDSTGKPSTKQVKVNVDTQFGTQIVDVKARNVLGYLEGTDLKDELLVITAHYDHIGVNAGGQINNGADDDGSGVTGVLEIAKAFTKAKQDGNGPRRSILFMTVTGEEKGLLGSDYYARYPVFPLAQTVANLNIDMIGRIDPPHANNKNYVYLVGSDKLSSTLHQISEQANRDNTQLTLDYKYNDPDDPERIYYRSDHYNFAKNGIPVVFYFNGVHEDYHDIGDTVDKIDFEMLTKRAQLVFYTAWDLVNRDQRPVVDSNKK
- the rpiB gene encoding ribose 5-phosphate isomerase B, with product MSTLKKIAIGGDHAGYAYKKELIVFLENEGYTVDDHGTNNPDSVDYPDFAHPTATAVERGTYKAGILICGSANGVAITANKHQGIRAAICWNPEIALLARQHNDANIICLPARFTSLNDCKEMIKVFLETEFEGGRHQTRVNKIACS
- a CDS encoding beta-ketoacyl-ACP synthase III, translated to MSKIHAAITAVNGYVPDYVLTNQELETMVDTNDEWITTRTGIKERRILKGEGTATSDMAVPAVEGLLQKRGISAAEIELIIFCTSTPDMPFPATANVLADKIGAVNAWGYDLQAACSGFLYGLTTGAQFIESGKHKKVLVVGGDKMSSIINYEDRATCIIFGDGCGAVLLEPNTEGLGVIDTILKSDGSGKEYLNIKAGGSLLPASHQTVDQKLHYAFQEGKTVFKFAVTNMANVAAEIMERNHLTADDVTWLVPHQANKRIIDATAERMGVGPEKVMINIQKYGNTTSGTIPLCLWEWEKKLNKGDVLILAAFGGGFTWGSIYLKWAY
- the plsX gene encoding phosphate acyltransferase PlsX; amino-acid sequence: MKIGLDIMGGDYAPKATVLGAIEASKVLLDNQKLVLIGNKELALPLIEEAGVSPSIFDFVHTTDVINMGEHPTKAISQKPKASISLGFHLLKEGAIDSFSSAGNTGAMLVGAMFSVKTIPGVIRPAIATNVPRLKEGFSILLDVGANADCKPEVLLQFGILGSLYSRHIYETQTPAVALLNIGEEEEKGNMLTVAAHSLMKNSNTINFIGNIEGRDLFEDHVDVIVCDGFTGNVVLKLAESFYSLTLKKGFKDDFFDRFNYEQYGGSPILGVNAPVIIGHGISSPEAIKNMILLSRNMIESKFVDKVKAAFK
- the rpmF gene encoding 50S ribosomal protein L32, which produces MAHPKRKTSKSRRDKRRTHYKAELPSLTTCQTTGAVHLPHRAYNVDGNLYYNGKLLIENTSIA
- the tatC gene encoding twin-arginine translocase subunit TatC, which codes for MSEISGKKIIETIKKKGKSLEAEMSFFDHLEVLRWHLIRSAIAVAIFMGLAFAFYDFIFDVIIMGPKKPEFWTYRMMCSIGEKFNLGPDFCVTEIPINIINTDMAGQFTLQLNSSLLIGLVLGFPYLLYEIWLFVKPALTDIERKSANGFVFYATLLFITGILFGYYLIAPLSVNFLAHYTVSPEIDNQITVDSYLSSVATLTLGTGIVFELPIVIYILSKIGIMTPQFMKATRRYAIIIILVIAAIVTPTPDILTMLTVSFPLFLLYELSIVIAGRVQKAKLKAEKAFYDNAEE
- the accC gene encoding acetyl-CoA carboxylase biotin carboxylase subunit; protein product: MFKKILIANRGEIALRIIRTCREMGIKSVAVYSTADRESLHVRFADEAVCIGPPASKDSYLNIPNIISAAELTNADAIHPGYGFLSENEKFSTICRDYGIKFIGATPEQIRGMGDKASAKETMRAAGVPTIPGSDGLVPSIKEGLKIANEIGYPIILKATAGGGGRGMRVVWNDQEFEPAWDSARQEAGAAFGNDGIYLEKFVEDPRHIEIQVIGDQYGTVCHLSERDCSIQRRHQKLVEEAPSPFITTELRQKMGEAAIAGARAVNYEGAGTIEFLVDKHRNFYFMEMNTRIQVEHPVTEEVINFDLIKEQIKVAAGVPLSGKNYEPNMHAIECRINAEDPFNNFRPSPGRITTFHSPGGHGVRVDTHVYAGYQIPSNYDSMIAKLICVAQTREEAISTMERALSEFVIEGIKTTIPLHLKLMKDPNFRAGNFTTKFMENFDLSE